One window of the Klebsiella oxytoca genome contains the following:
- a CDS encoding VOC family protein, with product METYRLHRGRLIDHIQLVVNDFEASKAFYTAVLAVLEIPVVNTYDDYFWADELVVSSINSPGSAGKPTGRHHLAFQARDRETVDAFYQAALAHGGSDNGAPGERTYQPGYYAAFVLDPDGNNIEAVYHGEGERSAASVEIGFSL from the coding sequence ATGGAGACTTACCGATTACATCGCGGCAGGCTTATCGACCATATCCAGCTTGTGGTAAATGATTTCGAGGCCAGCAAAGCGTTTTATACAGCCGTGCTGGCGGTCCTTGAGATCCCTGTCGTGAATACCTACGACGATTATTTTTGGGCTGATGAGCTTGTTGTTTCATCCATTAATAGCCCCGGTTCCGCAGGTAAGCCGACAGGACGCCATCACCTGGCTTTCCAGGCCAGGGATCGTGAGACGGTGGATGCTTTTTACCAGGCGGCGCTGGCACACGGCGGCAGTGATAACGGAGCACCCGGTGAGCGAACTTATCAACCGGGATACTATGCGGCCTTTGTACTCGATCCCGATGGTAACAACATAGAAGCGGTTTACCATGGCGAGGGGGAACGCAGTGCGGCATCGGTGGAGATTGGCTTCAGTCTTTAA
- the surE gene encoding 5'/3'-nucleotidase SurE yields MRTKILTAAILALSSAGVQAAEKPLKILLVNDDGCESVGTTSLQEKLAAKGYDVWLVAPATNQSGIGSAITFKTGKVFDVKKVADKRYCFPGTPADALDFGLWGVLKDAPPDLVISGVNDGPNTGMAQVNSGTVSAAARALRYGFPAIAASIGYRFTEEEMKNKWPSTHKYWPDSVDYVVSLVDKLNSAHKPGSPILPQGSGLSINYPPLPSAEIKGVHYIENEQFPTPQIGYELLPDGTAKQTMNPEALKPAEGDDDSGWLNKGYITYTLFDGSWNAPQYQAQYEALLGK; encoded by the coding sequence ATGAGAACGAAAATTCTGACTGCCGCCATTCTGGCGTTATCATCAGCTGGCGTACAGGCTGCTGAAAAACCGCTAAAAATATTGCTGGTTAATGACGATGGCTGCGAGTCTGTTGGTACCACCTCGCTGCAGGAAAAACTGGCGGCAAAAGGGTATGACGTCTGGTTGGTGGCTCCGGCAACCAATCAGAGCGGTATCGGATCGGCCATCACCTTTAAAACGGGTAAAGTTTTTGATGTTAAAAAAGTGGCCGATAAGCGCTACTGCTTCCCTGGAACGCCCGCGGATGCGCTTGATTTCGGCCTTTGGGGAGTTCTGAAAGACGCTCCGCCGGATCTGGTGATTTCTGGCGTTAATGATGGTCCTAATACCGGGATGGCTCAGGTTAACTCCGGTACCGTCAGCGCTGCGGCGCGAGCCTTGCGCTACGGTTTCCCGGCGATCGCCGCCAGCATTGGCTATCGATTCACAGAAGAAGAGATGAAAAATAAATGGCCGAGTACGCATAAATATTGGCCTGACTCGGTAGATTATGTTGTCTCTCTGGTGGATAAACTTAATTCTGCTCATAAACCGGGAAGCCCGATTTTGCCGCAGGGCTCTGGGTTGAGCATCAACTATCCGCCGCTGCCGTCGGCTGAAATTAAGGGCGTTCATTATATTGAGAATGAACAGTTCCCAACCCCACAGATTGGTTATGAACTCCTGCCGGACGGAACCGCGAAACAAACGATGAATCCGGAGGCGCTGAAACCAGCGGAAGGCGATGATGATTCAGGCTGGCTGAACAAAGGGTATATTACTTACACCCTGTTTGATGGTTCATGGAATGCGCCGCAGTATCAGGCTCAGTATGAGGCTTTACTCGGGAAGTGA
- a CDS encoding histidine phosphatase family protein, whose amino-acid sequence MKKWLIALMMAAGAATCSAAEVKNDDGVNIYFARHGKTLLNTFDRVQGWVDSPLTEDGIRVARYLGEGLKDIPFDSFYSSDAGRQRETMQVILKQAGISNYHLTELSGLREAFFGGFEGGYNKDMADAGAKQLGLKDGAALFSQMKAGTLTVDTNQNALAAADPKGMAENYQQVKTRTQAALRTIVENALARGDKNVLAISSGTSMQIMISDLTDDNAKNKPLSNAAVVKIVYKDGKYTVPEIGTMKYVEAGKKSLDKK is encoded by the coding sequence ATGAAGAAGTGGCTAATAGCATTAATGATGGCGGCAGGAGCAGCAACTTGTTCCGCAGCAGAAGTTAAAAATGACGACGGTGTAAATATCTATTTCGCCCGTCATGGAAAAACCCTGCTGAATACTTTTGATCGCGTACAGGGCTGGGTGGACTCTCCGCTCACCGAAGACGGTATTCGCGTTGCCCGCTACCTTGGCGAGGGGTTAAAAGATATTCCCTTTGATAGCTTTTATTCCAGCGACGCCGGCCGTCAGCGCGAAACTATGCAGGTCATCCTCAAGCAAGCTGGAATAAGTAACTACCACCTTACTGAGCTAAGCGGCCTGCGAGAAGCCTTCTTCGGCGGTTTCGAAGGTGGCTATAACAAAGATATGGCCGACGCAGGGGCAAAACAGCTTGGCCTGAAAGATGGCGCCGCGCTTTTCAGCCAAATGAAAGCGGGAACGCTGACCGTTGATACAAACCAGAATGCGCTGGCAGCCGCTGACCCTAAAGGCATGGCGGAAAACTATCAACAGGTAAAAACCCGTACCCAAGCGGCACTGCGTACTATTGTTGAAAACGCACTGGCCCGGGGCGATAAAAATGTACTGGCAATTTCATCCGGTACCTCAATGCAAATCATGATCTCTGATTTAACGGACGATAACGCGAAAAACAAACCGCTTTCTAATGCTGCCGTCGTCAAGATTGTTTATAAAGACGGGAAATACACCGTCCCTGAAATCGGCACAATGAAATATGTCGAAGCCGGAAAAAAATCGCTCGATAAAAAATAA
- the symE gene encoding endoribonuclease SymE has translation MTNADCIVDSFDPEVSPKNKRQLTVSYVRRLPDRRLVPALIMKGEWLAAAGFSTGTRVEVRVMNGCIVLTAVEPEPELEAAMRRVEKLSARKQKQVREFIGVIGGRG, from the coding sequence ATGACTAATGCTGATTGTATTGTAGATTCGTTTGATCCAGAAGTGTCGCCGAAAAATAAGCGTCAGTTGACGGTGAGTTATGTGAGGCGTTTGCCAGATCGTCGTCTTGTTCCGGCGCTGATCATGAAGGGCGAGTGGCTGGCGGCGGCAGGGTTTTCGACCGGCACCCGGGTTGAGGTGCGGGTGATGAATGGCTGTATTGTGCTGACGGCGGTTGAGCCGGAACCGGAGCTGGAAGCTGCGATGCGCAGGGTGGAGAAGCTGTCGGCCAGGAAGCAGAAGCAGGTCAGAGAGTTTATCGGGGTGATTGGGGGACGGGGTTGA
- a CDS encoding ABC transporter permease, with product MRGLRNIYNLGMKELRSLLGDKAMLTLIVFAFTISVYSSATVMPGSLHLAPIAIADMDKSQLSSRLINSFYRPWFLPPELITADEMDAGLDAGNYTFALNIPPDFQRDVLAGRQPELQVNVDATRMSQAFTGNSYIQNIITGEVNSFVARYRDNSALPVELAVRMRFNPNLEQARFGAVMAIINNITMLAIVLTGSALIREREHGTVEHLLVMPVTPFEIMMAKIWSMGLVVLVVSGLSLVLMVQGVLQVPIEGSIPLFMLGVALSLFATTSIGIFMGTVARSMPQLGLLMILVLLPLQMLSGGSTPRESMPQAVQDIMLTMPTTHFVSLAQAILYRGADFSIVWPQFLTLLAIGGVFFTIALLRFRKTIGEMA from the coding sequence ATGCGCGGATTACGTAATATTTATAATTTGGGTATGAAAGAGCTACGCAGCCTGCTGGGCGACAAAGCGATGCTGACGCTAATTGTCTTTGCTTTTACCATCTCGGTTTACTCCTCCGCTACCGTGATGCCCGGTTCGCTACATCTGGCGCCTATCGCTATTGCTGATATGGATAAATCGCAGCTCTCATCGCGTCTTATCAATAGTTTTTATCGGCCCTGGTTTTTACCTCCGGAGCTCATTACCGCCGATGAGATGGACGCCGGGCTGGATGCGGGAAATTACACTTTCGCCCTCAATATTCCGCCTGATTTCCAGCGCGATGTTCTGGCCGGACGCCAGCCGGAGCTGCAGGTCAACGTTGACGCCACCCGTATGAGCCAGGCGTTTACCGGCAATAGCTATATTCAGAATATCATTACCGGGGAGGTAAACAGCTTTGTCGCGCGCTACCGGGATAACAGTGCTTTACCGGTTGAGCTGGCCGTCAGGATGCGTTTTAACCCGAATCTCGAGCAGGCGCGTTTTGGCGCCGTTATGGCGATTATCAACAATATTACCATGCTGGCGATCGTGCTTACCGGCTCGGCGCTGATACGCGAGCGGGAACATGGCACCGTGGAGCATCTGCTGGTTATGCCGGTCACACCGTTTGAGATCATGATGGCGAAGATATGGTCAATGGGGCTGGTGGTACTGGTGGTTTCCGGACTCTCCCTCGTCCTGATGGTTCAGGGTGTCCTGCAGGTACCAATTGAAGGCTCTATTCCGCTCTTTATGCTTGGGGTAGCGCTGAGCCTGTTTGCCACGACTTCAATTGGTATCTTTATGGGGACGGTGGCGCGTTCGATGCCGCAGCTGGGTCTGTTAATGATCCTGGTGCTGTTACCGCTGCAGATGCTATCAGGCGGTTCGACGCCCCGGGAGAGTATGCCGCAGGCGGTGCAGGACATCATGCTCACCATGCCGACAACCCACTTTGTCAGTCTGGCACAGGCTATTCTGTATCGAGGCGCTGATTTCTCAATCGTCTGGCCGCAGTTTCTGACGCTGCTGGCTATCGGTGGAGTGTTTTTTACTATCGCGCTACTGCGTTTTCGCAAGACCATCGGGGAGATGGCCTGA
- the rbbA gene encoding ribosome-associated ATPase/putative transporter RbbA yields MKTIARLENVSQHFGATTALKDITLSIPARCMVGLIGPDGVGKSSLLSLISGARVIEHGNVMVLGGDMSDVRHRQDVCPKIAWMPQGLGKNLYHTLSVYENVDFFARLFGHDKAERDIRINELLQSTGLAPFRDRPAGKLSGGMKQKLGLCCALIHDPQLLILDEPTTGVDPLSRAQFWDLIDSIRQRQPEMSVLVATAYMEEAERFDWLVAMNAGEVLATGSANELKAHTGSQTLEQAFIALLPEAQRLAHKEVVIPPRNVEENEIAIEARGLTMRFGNFVAVGHVNFRIARGEIFGFLGSNGCGKSTTMKMLTGLLPASEGEAWLFGQPVDPRDIETRRRVGYMSQAFSLYSELTVRQNLELHARLFHIPDAEIPGRIAEMSQRFMLEEVEDILPASLPLGIRQRLSLAVAVIHRPEMLILDEPTSGVDPVARDMFWQLMVDLARQDRVTIFISTHFMNEAERCDRISLMHAGKVLASDTPQALVEQRGSASLEEAFIAWLQEAADAAQPPDTEATTVPAIEHKTETAAPRQAFSLRRLFSYSRREALELRRDPVRSTLALLGTVILMFIMGYGISMDVEDLRFAVLDRDQTVSSQGWSQNIAGSRYFIEQPPLQNYGELDRRMRNGELAVAIEIPPDFGRDIARGTPVQIGVWVDGAMPNRAETVRGYVQAMHLAWLQEMAGRQASPNRDTSLISIETRYRYNPDVKSLPAIVPAVIPLLLMMIPAMLSALSVVREKELGSIINLYVTPTTRSEFLLGKQVPYIVLGMFNFFLLCALSVFVFGVPHKGSFLTLTLAALLYVTIATGLGLLISTFMKSQIAAIFGTAIITLIPATQFSGMIDPVASLEGPGRWIGQIYPTSHFLTIARGTFSKALNLTDLWASFIPLLIAVPLVLGLSVWLLKKQEG; encoded by the coding sequence ATGAAAACTATCGCTCGCCTGGAAAACGTCAGTCAGCACTTTGGCGCGACCACCGCACTGAAGGATATTACGCTGAGCATTCCCGCCCGCTGTATGGTTGGCCTGATCGGACCAGACGGCGTGGGCAAGTCCAGCCTGCTATCGCTGATTTCCGGCGCGCGAGTGATTGAGCACGGCAACGTCATGGTGCTCGGCGGCGATATGAGCGATGTGCGCCACCGTCAGGATGTCTGCCCGAAAATTGCCTGGATGCCCCAGGGCCTTGGGAAGAACCTCTACCATACCCTGTCGGTCTATGAAAATGTCGATTTCTTTGCTCGTCTGTTCGGCCATGATAAAGCCGAACGCGACATCCGCATCAATGAGTTGCTCCAGAGTACCGGCCTGGCGCCGTTTCGCGACCGTCCGGCGGGAAAACTCTCCGGCGGGATGAAGCAAAAGCTCGGCCTGTGCTGCGCGCTCATTCACGATCCGCAGCTGCTGATCCTCGATGAACCGACAACTGGCGTCGATCCCCTCTCCCGGGCGCAATTTTGGGATCTTATCGACAGTATTCGCCAGCGTCAGCCGGAAATGAGTGTTCTGGTCGCCACGGCCTATATGGAAGAGGCGGAGCGCTTTGACTGGCTGGTCGCGATGAATGCGGGGGAGGTTCTGGCGACCGGCAGCGCGAACGAACTTAAAGCGCACACGGGAAGCCAGACCCTGGAACAGGCCTTTATCGCCCTGCTTCCCGAAGCCCAACGTCTGGCGCATAAAGAGGTGGTTATCCCGCCGCGCAACGTAGAGGAGAACGAAATTGCCATTGAAGCCCGCGGGCTGACGATGCGCTTCGGTAATTTTGTCGCCGTTGGCCACGTGAATTTTCGTATCGCCCGCGGCGAGATTTTTGGTTTTCTCGGTTCTAACGGCTGCGGTAAATCGACCACCATGAAAATGCTGACCGGGCTGCTACCGGCCAGCGAAGGCGAAGCGTGGCTGTTTGGTCAACCGGTAGACCCCAGGGATATCGAGACTCGCCGCCGTGTTGGCTATATGTCACAGGCTTTTTCCCTCTATAGCGAACTCACCGTGCGGCAAAACCTCGAGCTGCACGCCCGCCTGTTCCATATTCCCGATGCTGAGATCCCCGGGCGGATCGCCGAAATGAGCCAGCGCTTTATGCTGGAAGAGGTGGAAGACATTCTGCCCGCTTCCCTACCGTTAGGTATTCGCCAGCGGCTATCGCTGGCGGTAGCGGTGATTCATCGCCCGGAAATGTTAATTCTTGATGAACCCACTTCCGGTGTCGACCCGGTGGCCAGGGATATGTTCTGGCAGCTGATGGTCGATCTTGCCCGTCAGGATCGCGTAACGATTTTTATCTCCACGCACTTTATGAACGAGGCGGAGCGCTGCGATCGCATTTCGCTGATGCATGCCGGAAAAGTGCTGGCCAGCGATACGCCGCAGGCGCTGGTCGAACAGCGCGGCTCGGCCAGCCTTGAAGAGGCGTTTATCGCCTGGCTGCAGGAAGCGGCAGATGCGGCGCAGCCACCTGATACAGAAGCGACAACGGTTCCTGCGATTGAACACAAAACCGAAACCGCTGCGCCGCGTCAGGCGTTTAGCCTGCGCCGTCTGTTTAGCTACAGCCGCCGTGAAGCGCTTGAGCTGCGCCGGGATCCGGTACGATCGACTCTGGCCTTACTCGGCACCGTGATCCTGATGTTTATCATGGGTTACGGGATCAGTATGGACGTCGAGGATCTGCGGTTTGCGGTACTCGACCGCGACCAGACCGTCAGCAGTCAGGGCTGGTCGCAAAATATCGCCGGTTCCCGCTACTTCATTGAACAGCCTCCGCTGCAAAACTATGGCGAACTGGACAGAAGAATGCGCAACGGCGAACTAGCGGTGGCTATCGAAATCCCACCTGACTTTGGCCGCGATATCGCCCGGGGAACGCCGGTGCAAATCGGCGTGTGGGTGGACGGCGCGATGCCCAACCGTGCGGAAACGGTACGCGGATACGTGCAGGCAATGCATCTGGCCTGGCTACAGGAAATGGCCGGTCGTCAGGCTAGCCCTAATCGTGATACGTCACTGATTTCTATCGAAACTCGTTACCGCTATAACCCGGATGTGAAGAGCCTGCCGGCGATTGTTCCGGCGGTTATTCCGCTGTTGTTGATGATGATCCCAGCGATGCTCAGCGCGCTCAGCGTAGTTCGTGAGAAAGAACTCGGCTCCATTATCAATTTGTACGTCACTCCGACCACCCGCAGTGAGTTTCTGCTGGGCAAACAGGTGCCGTATATCGTGCTGGGAATGTTCAACTTTTTCCTGCTCTGCGCGCTGTCGGTATTTGTCTTTGGCGTGCCGCATAAGGGCAGTTTTCTGACGCTTACGCTGGCCGCTCTGCTCTATGTCACTATCGCCACCGGGCTTGGTCTGCTGATCTCAACCTTTATGAAAAGCCAGATTGCGGCGATTTTCGGCACCGCGATCATTACGCTTATCCCGGCAACGCAGTTTTCCGGGATGATCGACCCCGTCGCCTCGCTGGAAGGTCCAGGTCGCTGGATTGGTCAGATTTATCCAACCAGCCACTTTCTGACGATTGCGCGCGGCACGTTTTCCAAAGCGTTAAATCTGACGGATTTGTGGGCATCCTTTATTCCGCTGCTTATCGCGGTTCCGCTGGTACTCGGCCTGAGCGTATGGCTGCTGAAGAAACAGGAGGGATAA
- a CDS encoding OprD family outer membrane porin encodes MKINTITVAMMMLALPASAWSATAANNIHERDMVDTVLDDPLFSQSHMNLSFKNYWKYLKEEETEPKKVHNAWGQGVAVDYQSGYFADIIGFDATYYGAVKLGASDYFNSRGVLYNNGSGNKKGNAEGFSKFGQRNVKLQYQLADVNLNARWGWQTMKNFGVISNSTRLSPTTYLGWTGAVNYGPITLRGAYIESSMDRNSPDKKRFQTNSGQYINHLASGDIVWQSEHLNMQYGYGESDNYLRRHILFTNLKPTKALNIGTQVYATHALDEYKSMPANKRDFDDDAWHIAMDVKWQADNWSTKWGLGYTDANKANEVGFYPRHMSKNSRGTFTSMAYAGNDYMRDGELVLSNMSDYNLTPELAIGLAGNIAQFNYRGNHVRTGEINAFSRWEPTHPRLKNLTVWAMFGPGWSYRMNGKTPVLTDGHYSRANSLSSEVIIEYKFNLF; translated from the coding sequence ATGAAAATCAATACTATCACAGTCGCCATGATGATGCTGGCTCTTCCCGCCAGCGCCTGGTCCGCTACAGCAGCAAACAATATACACGAACGCGATATGGTTGATACGGTTCTCGACGATCCGTTATTTAGCCAGTCGCATATGAATTTATCTTTTAAGAACTACTGGAAATATCTTAAGGAAGAAGAAACCGAGCCAAAGAAAGTCCATAACGCATGGGGCCAGGGCGTTGCCGTCGATTATCAATCCGGCTATTTTGCCGATATTATTGGCTTTGATGCAACCTACTATGGTGCAGTAAAACTTGGCGCCAGCGATTACTTTAACTCTCGTGGCGTGCTCTACAATAATGGCAGCGGTAATAAAAAAGGCAACGCCGAAGGATTTTCTAAATTTGGTCAACGCAACGTTAAGCTGCAATATCAGCTGGCAGACGTCAATCTGAACGCCCGCTGGGGCTGGCAGACTATGAAAAACTTTGGCGTTATCTCCAACTCTACCAGACTCTCTCCGACCACCTATTTAGGCTGGACCGGCGCGGTGAACTACGGCCCGATAACGTTACGGGGTGCATACATTGAAAGCTCGATGGACCGTAACTCGCCGGATAAGAAACGTTTTCAGACCAACAGCGGGCAATATATTAATCACCTCGCCAGCGGCGATATTGTATGGCAAAGCGAGCACCTGAACATGCAGTACGGCTATGGTGAAAGCGACAACTATCTGCGCCGTCATATTCTTTTTACTAACCTTAAGCCCACAAAAGCGCTAAATATTGGTACTCAGGTCTATGCCACCCACGCGCTGGACGAGTATAAATCTATGCCGGCGAATAAGCGTGACTTTGACGACGACGCCTGGCACATCGCTATGGATGTTAAGTGGCAGGCCGATAACTGGAGCACTAAATGGGGCCTGGGCTATACCGATGCCAATAAGGCCAATGAAGTGGGCTTCTATCCGCGCCATATGAGTAAAAACTCGCGCGGGACCTTTACTTCCATGGCCTATGCCGGTAATGACTACATGCGCGACGGTGAGCTGGTCCTTTCCAATATGTCGGACTATAACCTGACGCCAGAGCTGGCTATCGGCCTGGCCGGCAATATCGCCCAGTTTAATTACCGCGGCAACCATGTCCGCACGGGGGAAATTAACGCCTTCAGCCGCTGGGAACCCACGCACCCAAGACTGAAAAATCTCACCGTTTGGGCGATGTTCGGACCTGGGTGGTCCTATCGAATGAATGGCAAAACGCCAGTGCTGACCGACGGCCATTACAGCCGGGCCAACTCGCTCTCGTCGGAAGTGATCATCGAATATAAATTTAACCTGTTCTGA
- a CDS encoding cupin domain-containing protein: MAYQLNINWPEFLEKYWQKQPVIIKKAFANFVDPITPDELAGLAMEPEVDSRLVSLKNGQWQASNGPFEHFDDLGETGWSLLAQAVNHWHMPAAELVRPFRVLPDWRLDDLMISFSVPGGGVGPHIDQYDVFIIQGMGSRRWRVGDKLPMRQFCPHPALLHVDPFPPIIDEDLEPGDILYIPPGFPHDGITHETALNYSVGFRGPNGRDLISSFADYALENDLGGEHYSDADLTCREHPGRVEEYELDRLRSMMLEMINQPEDFRQWFGRFATTPRHELDIAPAEPPYEEEEIRDALMGGEKLTRLSGLRVLNIGESFFVNSEQLDPTEPQALDALCRYTLLGKDELDEAALNNPRFIAELTRLINQGYWFFDE, encoded by the coding sequence ATGGCTTATCAACTCAACATTAACTGGCCCGAATTTTTGGAAAAGTACTGGCAAAAGCAGCCGGTAATAATAAAGAAGGCTTTCGCAAATTTCGTCGATCCGATTACGCCGGATGAGCTGGCCGGGCTGGCAATGGAACCGGAAGTCGATAGTCGGCTGGTAAGCCTCAAGAATGGACAATGGCAGGCCAGCAACGGGCCGTTTGAACATTTTGACGACCTGGGTGAAACCGGCTGGTCATTACTGGCTCAGGCGGTAAACCACTGGCACATGCCCGCTGCGGAGCTGGTGCGCCCCTTTCGCGTGCTGCCTGACTGGCGTTTAGACGATCTGATGATCTCTTTTTCCGTACCTGGAGGCGGCGTTGGTCCACATATCGATCAGTACGATGTTTTTATTATTCAGGGGATGGGGAGCCGCCGCTGGCGCGTAGGCGACAAGCTGCCGATGCGTCAGTTCTGCCCGCATCCAGCTCTGCTACACGTCGATCCGTTCCCACCGATTATTGATGAGGATCTGGAACCTGGCGATATTTTATATATTCCACCGGGATTCCCGCACGACGGGATAACCCATGAAACGGCGCTTAACTACTCCGTCGGCTTCCGTGGACCTAATGGTCGTGATTTGATCAGCAGCTTTGCCGATTACGCGCTGGAAAACGATCTCGGCGGCGAGCATTACAGCGATGCGGATTTAACCTGCCGCGAACATCCGGGCCGGGTAGAAGAATATGAACTGGATCGCCTGCGCAGCATGATGCTTGAGATGATTAACCAGCCGGAAGATTTCCGCCAGTGGTTTGGGCGTTTTGCTACCACGCCACGTCATGAACTGGACATTGCGCCAGCAGAACCGCCTTATGAAGAAGAAGAGATCCGCGATGCGCTGATGGGTGGTGAGAAACTGACTCGCCTGAGCGGCCTGCGCGTACTGAATATTGGCGAGAGCTTCTTTGTGAATAGCGAACAATTAGATCCGACAGAACCTCAGGCTCTGGATGCGCTTTGCCGCTATACCCTGCTAGGCAAGGATGAGCTAGATGAAGCCGCGCTGAACAATCCGCGCTTTATCGCCGAGCTGACCCGTTTGATTAACCAGGGCTACTGGTTCTTCGACGAATAA
- a CDS encoding DUF1176 domain-containing protein, giving the protein MKKEVWGGLMTLAVLSAPALAETGISFSHKDWEVVCDNTLTCRAAGYSHEEGKGGSVLLTRQAGAGTAVSGELMLAEIEDSEVVPDKLTLWINGHSAGDVKPGKESWALSDKQTREIANAIKGSGNVELTGGEEPFVLSGEGAYAVLLKMDDVQGRIGTPGALTKKGDRPESSVRAAIPAPVIHRVMPVQAQQRVLTAPELAVLKPKFLATLKNDDGCERIQPGEGEEPETISLTPLDNAHSLISASCWRAAYNTGEGYWVIDSQLAGEPVLITVSGSEYGDGEIFMSQKGRGLGDCWGTASWIWDGATFRKSREATTGMCRYLRLGGTWDMPTWVTKIQ; this is encoded by the coding sequence ATGAAAAAGGAAGTCTGGGGAGGGCTGATGACATTGGCCGTACTCAGCGCCCCCGCGCTCGCGGAAACAGGCATTTCATTCAGTCACAAAGACTGGGAAGTGGTGTGTGATAACACGCTGACCTGCCGGGCGGCGGGGTACAGCCACGAAGAAGGAAAGGGTGGCTCGGTATTGCTGACCCGTCAGGCCGGAGCAGGCACTGCCGTCTCGGGAGAGCTGATGCTGGCGGAGATTGAGGATAGTGAAGTTGTGCCTGACAAATTAACGCTCTGGATCAACGGCCACTCGGCAGGCGATGTGAAGCCCGGAAAAGAGAGCTGGGCGCTGTCGGATAAACAGACCCGGGAGATTGCTAACGCCATCAAAGGCAGCGGGAATGTCGAATTGACAGGCGGGGAAGAGCCATTTGTACTCTCCGGCGAGGGTGCTTATGCGGTACTGCTGAAAATGGACGATGTTCAGGGGCGAATCGGTACGCCGGGCGCGTTGACCAAAAAAGGCGACAGGCCGGAAAGCAGCGTCCGGGCAGCGATTCCCGCTCCGGTGATTCACCGGGTCATGCCTGTGCAAGCACAGCAAAGAGTCCTCACCGCGCCTGAGCTGGCCGTGCTCAAGCCGAAGTTTCTGGCCACGCTAAAGAACGATGACGGGTGCGAACGCATCCAGCCTGGGGAGGGGGAGGAGCCTGAAACCATCAGCCTGACGCCGCTTGATAACGCCCATTCCCTGATTTCAGCCTCCTGCTGGCGGGCTGCGTATAACACTGGCGAAGGTTACTGGGTTATCGACAGCCAGCTTGCGGGCGAGCCGGTGCTTATCACGGTTTCCGGTTCTGAGTATGGCGACGGCGAGATCTTTATGAGCCAGAAAGGGCGAGGGCTCGGTGATTGTTGGGGGACGGCGAGCTGGATTTGGGATGGCGCTACGTTTCGTAAAAGTCGCGAAGCGACGACTGGAATGTGCCGCTATCTGCGTTTGGGCGGTACCTGGGATATGCCAACATGGGTCACGAAGATTCAATGA